Proteins encoded in a region of the Flavobacteriaceae bacterium HL-DH10 genome:
- a CDS encoding RNA polymerase sigma factor has translation MTSFLKVIQLHKSESALIKKALKNNHEAQHVLFELHAPKMLSVCRYYIKDLQFAEDVMLKGFFKVFVNLKSFKNEGSFEGWIRKIMVRESISFLRQQKNIEFSLEDVDINDTHANTITLSLEVDYIQQLIDMLPEGYKMVFVMYAIEGYKHHEIATMLNINEGTSKSQLFKARKMLQEKISELNKITSYGVK, from the coding sequence ATGACATCATTTTTGAAAGTTATTCAACTCCATAAAAGCGAATCGGCACTAATAAAAAAGGCGTTGAAAAATAATCATGAGGCACAACATGTGTTATTCGAATTGCACGCTCCAAAAATGTTAAGTGTTTGTAGATATTATATTAAGGACTTACAATTTGCAGAAGATGTCATGCTAAAAGGATTTTTTAAAGTGTTTGTCAATTTAAAAAGCTTTAAAAATGAAGGAAGTTTTGAAGGTTGGATACGCAAAATTATGGTTAGAGAATCCATTTCATTTTTAAGACAACAAAAGAATATTGAGTTTTCTTTAGAGGATGTTGATATTAATGACACGCATGCAAATACTATTACTCTAAGTCTTGAAGTAGATTATATACAGCAATTAATAGACATGCTTCCCGAAGGTTATAAAATGGTATTTGTAATGTATGCCATAGAAGGTTATAAGCATCATGAAATTGCAACCATGCTAAATATTAATGAAGGCACATCAAAATCGCAATTATTTAAAGCACGAAAAATGCTTCAAGAAAAAATTAGTGAATTAAATAAGATAACAAGTTATGGCGTCAAATAA
- a CDS encoding circularly permuted type 2 ATP-grasp protein, translated as MDKNHLFSSYDKLPKTWDEMYNDNAEFRAQYEEFIKYLEKTSPEKLTKKEDLSKQLFMSQGVTFTVYNDNEGIEKIFPFDIVPRIITAKEWDKIESGIKQRLKALNLFIKDIYNEQFILKDGIIPAELIYSCPNFLHEMKGVKVPHDVYVQISGVDLIRNNDGEFYVLEDNLRTPSGVSYMLENREISKRLFPGLLPKNNVRSVSSYPNMLHKKLKELSNISDPNIVLLTPGIYNSAYYEHTTLARLMGIELVEGSDLVVKNHFVYMKTTNGLRQVDVIYRRVDDDFLDPLEFNAESVLGVAGIMAVFRKGNVNIVNAPGTGIADDKAIYTYVPDMIKYYLDEEPLLKNIETYQLGRPDELDYVIKNIKDMVIKKTDGSGGYGMLMGHEASDEDIEDYINNVKKRPENFIAQPILRLSTAPCYIDGKLSPRCIDLRPFALSGRDGIDICPGGLTRVALKKGSLVVNSSQGGGSKDTWVIQ; from the coding sequence ATGGATAAAAACCACCTTTTTTCATCATATGACAAGCTTCCAAAAACTTGGGACGAGATGTACAACGATAATGCAGAATTTAGAGCTCAATATGAAGAATTTATAAAATATTTAGAAAAAACTTCCCCAGAAAAACTCACTAAAAAAGAAGACCTATCTAAACAATTATTCATGAGTCAAGGTGTTACCTTCACAGTTTATAATGACAATGAAGGCATTGAGAAAATATTCCCTTTTGATATAGTTCCAAGAATTATTACCGCTAAAGAATGGGATAAAATTGAAAGTGGCATCAAACAAAGGCTTAAAGCTTTAAATCTGTTTATTAAAGATATTTATAACGAACAGTTTATTTTAAAAGATGGTATTATTCCAGCAGAATTAATTTATTCATGCCCAAATTTTTTACACGAAATGAAAGGTGTGAAAGTCCCTCATGATGTGTATGTACAAATATCTGGTGTTGATTTAATTAGAAATAACGATGGTGAATTTTATGTACTTGAAGATAATTTAAGAACACCTTCTGGAGTAAGCTATATGCTAGAAAACAGAGAAATTTCTAAACGTTTATTCCCTGGTCTTCTACCAAAAAATAATGTAAGGTCGGTTTCAAGTTACCCAAACATGTTACACAAAAAGCTTAAAGAGCTTTCAAACATATCAGATCCTAATATTGTTTTACTTACTCCTGGTATCTATAATTCGGCATATTACGAGCATACTACATTAGCTAGATTAATGGGAATTGAATTAGTAGAAGGCAGTGACTTGGTTGTTAAAAATCACTTTGTTTATATGAAAACCACTAATGGTTTAAGACAAGTTGATGTTATATATAGACGTGTAGATGATGACTTTTTGGATCCGCTTGAATTTAATGCAGAAAGTGTTTTAGGCGTTGCCGGTATTATGGCTGTTTTTAGAAAAGGTAATGTTAATATTGTGAACGCTCCAGGAACGGGTATTGCCGATGACAAAGCTATTTACACCTATGTACCTGACATGATTAAATACTATTTAGATGAAGAACCTCTATTAAAAAACATAGAAACCTATCAATTAGGAAGACCTGACGAATTAGACTATGTTATTAAAAACATTAAAGACATGGTTATTAAAAAAACTGATGGTAGTGGTGGTTATGGCATGCTCATGGGCCATGAAGCTTCAGATGAAGATATTGAAGATTACATAAACAATGTAAAGAAAAGACCTGAAAATTTTATAGCACAACCCATTTTAAGACTTTCAACAGCACCTTGCTATATTGACGGTAAATTATCACCAAGATGTATTGATTTAAGACCATTTGCATTATCTGGTCGTGATGGTATTGACATATGTCCTGGAGGATTAACTAGAGTCGCACTAAAAAAAGGTTCTTTAGTGGTTAATAGTTCTCAAGGTGGTGGAAGTAAAGACACATGGGTTATTCAATAA
- a CDS encoding alpha-E domain-containing protein produces the protein MLSRVANNLIWLDRYMERGNGILNLLKVNYYANQDSPELFSWTPIIKNFTPPENKFDTEDAIECIDFMVFNTSNSNSILNIVTKARENARSVQEHISRELWLCINNYYLYLTNKDLPSRLREEDPIEFLEDLRKHHLIYYGTADNTQERGSSYYFMNVGKFLERVILISDFTSLKLNDIGNTSDSLEKSFYWKNLLLSVGGYQLYLKTHKSTFSEDHVISMVFQDKLFPRSVYYCINKLSRHINQLIESNQLERNNIEFLLGKLESTIKYTTIENIKTQGLHNFIYDIKEDIRNISLNINAVYFSQNN, from the coding sequence ATGTTAAGCAGAGTAGCAAATAATCTTATTTGGTTAGACAGATATATGGAACGCGGTAATGGTATTTTAAATTTACTCAAGGTAAATTATTATGCCAACCAAGACTCTCCAGAATTATTTTCTTGGACACCAATAATTAAAAATTTTACGCCACCAGAAAATAAGTTTGATACTGAAGACGCCATAGAATGTATCGATTTTATGGTTTTTAACACCAGTAACTCAAACTCTATTTTAAATATTGTTACAAAAGCTAGAGAAAATGCTAGAAGCGTTCAAGAACATATATCTAGAGAACTATGGTTATGTATTAATAACTACTACTTATACCTTACAAACAAAGATTTACCTTCAAGATTGAGAGAAGAAGATCCTATTGAATTTTTAGAAGATTTAAGAAAGCATCATTTAATTTACTATGGCACTGCCGATAATACACAAGAACGAGGTTCTTCGTATTATTTTATGAATGTTGGCAAATTTTTAGAACGTGTTATACTTATTTCAGATTTCACATCACTTAAACTTAACGATATAGGAAATACGTCAGACAGTTTAGAAAAAAGTTTTTATTGGAAAAACCTCTTATTATCTGTTGGCGGCTATCAATTATATTTAAAAACACATAAATCTACCTTTAGTGAAGATCATGTAATAAGTATGGTTTTTCAAGATAAATTATTCCCTAGATCTGTATATTATTGCATCAACAAATTAAGCAGACATATTAATCAGCTTATTGAAAGCAATCAACTTGAAAGAAATAATATTGAATTTTTATTAGGAAAACTTGAAAGCACTATCAAATACACAACTATTGAAAATATAAAAACCCAAGGGTTACATAATTTTATTTATGATATTAAAGAAGACATTAGAAATATTTCTTTAAATATTAATGCTGTTTACTTTTCACAAAACAATTAA
- a CDS encoding transglutaminase family protein yields MATFFIKHTTKYTYSNAVIDGATLTRLHPINDDYQKVTSHLLSVTNNPYIETFTDFFGNRVGTFMVTDPHHELNITSEIEVITYDRLFPNDDIEIDKQWAELKLIKNNIEYIDFLKHKPFDGSHDIHNLIAEKNITTKSPFKALLELSEYVYTNFKYIQGITDVNTALDEVWKLKAGVCQDFTNVLLQMLRMIGIPARYVSGYICPSNNITRGEGATHAWIEAYIPFYGWLGIDPTNNAIANENHVRLAVGRNYNDCSPVKGVFKGKVEAEMQVAVEVKTSKIPKDSEPELNTTTLRDNSYKRNLELIQQIQQQQ; encoded by the coding sequence ATGGCCACCTTTTTTATTAAACACACTACTAAATACACCTATAGTAATGCCGTAATTGATGGCGCAACACTCACTAGATTACACCCCATTAATGATGATTACCAAAAGGTAACATCGCATTTATTATCTGTAACCAACAATCCATATATTGAAACATTTACAGATTTTTTTGGTAATAGAGTTGGAACATTTATGGTTACTGACCCGCATCATGAATTAAATATTACATCTGAAATAGAAGTTATAACTTATGACAGATTATTTCCAAATGATGATATTGAAATTGACAAACAATGGGCTGAATTAAAGTTAATAAAAAACAATATTGAGTATATTGATTTTCTAAAGCACAAGCCCTTTGATGGTAGTCATGATATTCATAATTTAATAGCAGAAAAAAATATTACTACAAAATCACCATTTAAAGCTTTACTGGAACTTTCCGAATATGTTTACACTAACTTCAAATACATCCAAGGTATTACAGATGTTAATACAGCTTTAGATGAAGTTTGGAAACTAAAGGCAGGTGTTTGTCAAGATTTCACAAATGTGCTTTTACAGATGCTTAGAATGATTGGTATTCCTGCACGCTACGTAAGTGGCTATATTTGTCCAAGCAACAATATAACAAGAGGTGAAGGAGCTACCCATGCATGGATAGAAGCCTATATTCCTTTTTATGGTTGGCTTGGTATAGACCCGACTAATAATGCCATAGCAAACGAAAACCATGTTAGACTAGCAGTTGGCAGAAATTATAACGATTGCTCTCCTGTAAAAGGTGTTTTTAAAGGTAAAGTTGAAGCCGAAATGCAAGTAGCAGTTGAAGTTAAAACATCTAAAATACCAAAAGATTCTGAGCCAGAATTAAACACAACAACTCTAAGAGATAATAGTTACAAACGAAACTTAGAGCTTATTCAGCAAATACAACAACAACAGTAA
- a CDS encoding class I SAM-dependent methyltransferase — protein sequence MNEQDKSKKLDLPPMGAQDFSEIEDWSGYFNAVLGKGARDTLIAALDSFEQEGFNSGFAVDLAAGEGRDSLELLGRNWHVLATDNHPEAFSHLWARVPEVLKPNLTTTEVSFNDMKFPNCDMVNASFALPFCEPQHFEVLWNKIIASIRPGGRFAGQFFGSRDTWASLPNRSHHSREEVLKLLDGFSIEMIREEERDDPPELRKPKHWQIFHIVARKH from the coding sequence ATGAACGAACAAGACAAATCAAAGAAGTTAGACTTACCACCCATGGGTGCACAAGACTTCTCGGAGATAGAAGACTGGTCGGGGTATTTCAATGCTGTTCTTGGAAAAGGTGCGCGAGACACACTCATTGCCGCCTTAGACTCATTTGAACAAGAAGGATTTAATTCAGGATTTGCTGTAGATTTAGCCGCAGGAGAAGGTCGTGATTCACTAGAACTACTTGGTAGAAACTGGCACGTATTAGCAACCGATAATCACCCAGAAGCATTCTCTCATTTATGGGCAAGGGTACCAGAGGTGTTAAAACCCAATTTAACGACAACAGAGGTGAGCTTCAATGACATGAAGTTTCCCAACTGTGACATGGTGAACGCAAGTTTTGCCTTGCCGTTTTGCGAACCACAACATTTTGAAGTGCTATGGAATAAAATCATAGCATCAATTCGCCCTGGAGGAAGATTTGCAGGTCAGTTCTTTGGAAGCAGAGATACCTGGGCATCACTTCCGAATCGTTCTCATCACTCTCGTGAAGAAGTTTTAAAGTTACTCGACGGCTTTTCAATAGAGATGATTAGGGAAGAAGAACGAGACGATCCACCAGAGCTTAGAAAACCAAAACATTGGCAAATATTTCATATAGTGGCGAGGAAACATTAA
- a CDS encoding polyprenyl synthetase family protein — MKIVEQIKQPIAYEMELFEQKFQLSMASKVALLNRITHYIVNRKGKQMRPMFVFLVSKMVSNGEVSDRTYRGASVIELIHTATLVHDDVVDDSNMRRGFFSVNALWKNKIAVLIGDYLLSKGLLLSIDNNDFDLLKIISIAVREMSEGELLQIEKARKLDITEDIYYEIIRQKTATLIAACCSLGAASVKPESTDVEVMRKFGELIGMAFQIKDDLFDYGDTQIGKPTGIDIKEQKMTLPLIYVLNQASKKDKNWLINSIKNHNKDTKRVKEVIAFVKNNGGLDYAINKMKQFQTEALQILQNYPESDYKNSLKLMVNYVIERKK, encoded by the coding sequence ATGAAAATTGTAGAACAAATAAAACAACCTATAGCTTACGAAATGGAACTTTTTGAACAAAAGTTTCAGTTGTCTATGGCTAGTAAAGTAGCATTACTTAACAGGATAACGCATTATATTGTGAACCGTAAAGGGAAGCAAATGCGTCCTATGTTTGTGTTCTTAGTTTCTAAAATGGTTTCTAATGGCGAGGTGAGTGATCGTACTTATAGAGGTGCTTCGGTTATAGAATTGATACACACGGCAACATTAGTACATGATGATGTTGTTGACGATAGTAATATGCGTCGCGGATTCTTTTCTGTAAATGCGCTTTGGAAAAATAAAATAGCCGTTTTAATTGGAGATTATTTACTTTCCAAGGGTTTGCTTTTAAGTATTGATAATAATGATTTCGATTTGCTTAAAATCATTTCAATTGCTGTACGCGAAATGAGTGAGGGCGAGTTGCTTCAAATTGAAAAAGCGCGTAAACTTGATATTACTGAAGACATCTATTACGAGATTATTCGCCAAAAAACTGCTACTTTAATAGCGGCTTGTTGTAGTTTGGGTGCAGCATCTGTAAAGCCCGAATCGACAGATGTTGAAGTAATGCGGAAATTTGGAGAGCTTATTGGTATGGCATTTCAAATAAAAGATGACTTATTTGATTATGGTGATACCCAAATAGGAAAGCCAACAGGTATAGATATAAAAGAGCAAAAAATGACTTTGCCTTTAATTTATGTATTAAATCAAGCTTCAAAGAAAGATAAAAATTGGCTTATAAATTCTATAAAAAACCATAATAAAGACACTAAACGTGTCAAGGAAGTGATTGCTTTTGTGAAAAATAATGGCGGCTTAGATTATGCCATTAATAAAATGAAACAATTTCAAACAGAAGCTTTGCAAATACTTCAAAACTATCCAGAATCAGATTATAAAAATTCACTAAAACTTATGGTGAATTATGTGATTGAGAGAAAAAAATAA
- the rlmN gene encoding 23S rRNA (adenine(2503)-C(2))-methyltransferase RlmN: MDIKKKDIRALTKEQLRDFFVKQNDKAFRGNQVYEWLWQKAAHSFEDMTNLSKETRQMLEDNFVINHIKVDNMQRSSDGTVKNAVRLHDGLIVESVLIPTKTRTTACVSSQVGCSLDCRFCATARLKRMRNLNPDEIYDQVVTIDKESKLYHNRPLSNIVFMGMGEPLMNYNNVIKAIDKITSPEGLGMSPKRIVVSTSGVPKMIKKMADDDVKFKLAVSLHSAIDEVRTSIMPFNATFPLNDLREALQYWYAKTKNRITYEYVVWDGINDQRKDVDALVEFCKFAPSKVNLIEYNPIDDGEFQQAQSKALDMYVDVLEKNNITVTVRRSRGKDIDAACGQLANKS, from the coding sequence ATGGACATCAAGAAAAAAGACATACGAGCATTAACCAAAGAACAACTTCGAGACTTCTTTGTAAAACAAAATGATAAAGCTTTTCGTGGCAATCAGGTTTATGAATGGTTGTGGCAAAAAGCAGCACATAGCTTCGAGGACATGACCAATCTGTCTAAAGAAACACGACAGATGTTAGAAGATAACTTTGTCATCAATCATATCAAAGTCGATAATATGCAGCGTAGTAGCGATGGTACGGTTAAAAATGCAGTAAGGTTACATGATGGTTTAATAGTAGAATCGGTTTTAATACCAACAAAAACGAGAACTACTGCCTGTGTGTCTAGTCAAGTAGGATGTAGTTTAGATTGTCGTTTTTGTGCTACGGCGCGTTTAAAACGTATGCGTAATTTAAATCCCGATGAAATTTACGACCAAGTAGTAACCATTGATAAGGAAAGTAAGTTGTATCATAATCGCCCGCTAAGTAATATCGTTTTTATGGGAATGGGAGAACCGCTGATGAATTATAATAATGTTATAAAGGCCATCGATAAGATAACTTCACCAGAAGGTTTAGGGATGTCGCCTAAGCGTATTGTTGTATCAACCTCAGGCGTTCCTAAGATGATAAAAAAAATGGCAGATGATGATGTCAAGTTTAAATTAGCAGTCTCATTACACTCGGCTATTGATGAGGTTAGAACGTCTATAATGCCTTTTAATGCCACGTTTCCATTAAACGATTTAAGAGAAGCCTTGCAATATTGGTATGCAAAAACTAAGAATAGAATTACTTACGAGTATGTTGTTTGGGATGGTATTAACGACCAAAGAAAAGATGTAGACGCCTTAGTGGAATTCTGCAAATTTGCACCAAGTAAAGTGAATCTTATTGAGTATAATCCTATTGATGATGGCGAGTTTCAGCAAGCCCAATCTAAAGCATTAGATATGTATGTAGATGTTTTAGAAAAAAATAATATAACGGTTACTGTTAGACGAAGTCGAGGAAAAGATATTGATGCTGCTTGCGGACAATTAGCAAACAAAAGTTAA
- the queA gene encoding tRNA preQ1(34) S-adenosylmethionine ribosyltransferase-isomerase QueA produces the protein MKLSHFGFNLPDELLAEHPAENRDESRLMVLNRKEQTIEHKMFKDIIEYFNEDDVLILNNTKVFPARLYGNKEKTGARIEVFLLRELNEEQRLWDVLVDPARKIRIGNKLYFGDDDTLVAEVIDNTTSRGRTLRFLYDGSYTEFRKKLNELGETPLPKYIKREVEPEDEERYQTIFAKNEGAVAAPTAGLHFSRHLLKRLEIKGVHFAEVTLHVGLGTFNPVEVEDLSKHKMDSEELKIDGKAVEIVNKGLAEKRRVCAVGTTAMRAIESAVSSNGKLNEIDGWTNKFIFPPYDFSIANCMITNFHTPKSTLLMMVSAFAGHDFIKRAYDEAVKEGYKFYSYGDAMLII, from the coding sequence ATGAAATTATCACACTTTGGCTTTAATTTACCAGATGAATTATTAGCAGAACATCCAGCTGAAAACAGAGATGAGTCTCGCTTAATGGTTTTAAACAGAAAAGAGCAAACCATAGAGCATAAAATGTTTAAAGATATTATTGAATATTTTAATGAAGATGATGTTTTAATACTTAATAATACCAAAGTATTTCCTGCTAGATTATATGGTAATAAAGAAAAAACAGGAGCTAGAATAGAGGTGTTTTTATTACGTGAATTAAATGAAGAACAACGTCTTTGGGATGTTTTGGTCGATCCTGCTCGAAAAATAAGAATAGGTAATAAACTATATTTTGGAGATGATGATACCTTAGTAGCAGAGGTTATTGATAATACAACTTCAAGAGGACGTACATTACGTTTTTTATATGATGGCTCTTATACAGAGTTTCGTAAAAAACTAAACGAACTAGGAGAAACACCACTTCCAAAATATATAAAAAGAGAAGTAGAGCCAGAAGATGAAGAGCGTTACCAAACTATTTTCGCTAAAAACGAAGGTGCTGTAGCAGCTCCAACTGCTGGACTTCACTTTTCAAGACACCTGTTAAAACGTTTAGAGATTAAAGGTGTTCATTTTGCAGAGGTAACTTTACACGTAGGTTTAGGTACTTTTAATCCTGTTGAGGTTGAAGATTTATCTAAACATAAAATGGATAGCGAAGAGCTGAAAATTGATGGAAAAGCTGTAGAAATTGTAAATAAAGGTCTTGCAGAAAAAAGACGGGTTTGTGCTGTAGGTACAACTGCAATGCGAGCTATAGAAAGTGCTGTATCATCTAACGGTAAATTAAATGAAATTGATGGATGGACTAATAAATTTATTTTTCCTCCGTACGATTTTAGTATTGCTAACTGCATGATTACAAATTTTCACACACCAAAATCTACATTGCTAATGATGGTTTCGGCATTTGCTGGTCACGATTTTATAAAACGAGCTTATGATGAAGCTGTAAAAGAAGGTTACAAATTTTACAGTTACGGTGATGCCATGTTAATTATATAA
- a CDS encoding 3-phosphoshikimate 1-carboxyvinyltransferase, translating to MHITLQKSKIAKQSSVEITGSKSESNRLLLLQALYPEFELANVSNSDDSCLMTDALASSSEVVDIHHAGTAMRFLTAYFSIQEGRDTVLTGSKRMKERPIKILAEALQDLGADISYVENEGFPPIKIKGKKLTKHQVTLKANVSSQYISALLLIASKLENGLELTLEGEITSVPYINMTLSLLDEIGVESSFIGNVITVKPNTKQLKSKTLTVESDWSSASYYFSIAALSEVGTEITLSSYKENSLQGDSVLVDIYKHFGVTTVFNDNSVILKKEASILSPLKLDLKNAPDIAQTIAVTCFALGISCDLIGLHTLKIKETDRLVALKTEIEKLGGTVAITDKSLHLSASENIKELVSIATYNDHRMAMAFAPLALKTPIIIEDAAVVSKSYPTFWDDLKSIGFQIIPNQS from the coding sequence ATGCATATTACACTTCAAAAATCTAAAATTGCAAAGCAATCTTCAGTCGAAATTACAGGTTCTAAAAGCGAATCTAATAGATTATTATTATTACAAGCGCTTTATCCAGAGTTTGAACTTGCAAACGTTTCAAATTCAGATGATAGTTGTTTAATGACAGATGCTTTGGCATCGTCGTCTGAGGTAGTCGATATTCATCACGCAGGAACCGCTATGCGTTTTTTAACTGCTTATTTTTCTATTCAAGAAGGGAGAGATACTGTTCTTACAGGGTCTAAACGAATGAAAGAGCGCCCTATTAAAATTTTAGCAGAAGCACTTCAAGATTTAGGAGCAGATATTAGTTATGTTGAAAATGAAGGTTTTCCACCTATAAAAATTAAAGGCAAAAAGTTAACTAAGCATCAGGTTACTTTAAAAGCGAATGTAAGTAGTCAGTATATTTCTGCTTTGTTATTAATAGCTTCAAAACTAGAAAATGGTTTAGAATTAACTTTAGAAGGTGAGATTACATCGGTGCCATATATAAATATGACTTTGAGTTTATTAGATGAAATAGGTGTAGAGTCTTCATTTATAGGTAATGTTATTACAGTAAAACCTAATACTAAGCAATTAAAATCTAAAACGCTTACTGTCGAATCAGATTGGTCCTCGGCATCTTACTATTTTAGTATTGCAGCATTAAGTGAAGTAGGGACAGAAATCACTTTAAGTTCTTATAAAGAAAACTCTTTACAAGGCGATTCTGTTTTGGTAGACATCTATAAACATTTTGGGGTTACAACTGTTTTTAATGATAATTCTGTAATTCTTAAAAAAGAAGCTTCTATATTATCTCCTTTAAAACTAGACTTAAAAAATGCTCCAGATATAGCGCAAACTATTGCTGTTACTTGTTTTGCATTGGGTATTTCTTGCGATTTAATAGGTTTGCATACCTTAAAAATTAAAGAAACTGATAGACTCGTTGCATTAAAAACAGAGATTGAAAAACTTGGAGGAACAGTTGCTATTACAGATAAATCATTGCATCTCTCTGCCTCAGAAAACATCAAAGAATTAGTTTCTATAGCAACTTATAACGACCATAGAATGGCAATGGCATTTGCGCCTTTAGCACTTAAAACACCAATTATTATTGAAGATGCGGCTGTTGTTTCTAAGTCGTATCCAACATTTTGGGACGACCTAAAATCTATTGGTTTTCAAATCATACCTAATCAGTCTTAA
- a CDS encoding nucleotide pyrophosphohydrolase — protein sequence MNIQNAQKEVDDWIKEHGVRYFNELTNMAQLTEEVGEVARIIARRYGEQSEKESDKNKDLGEELADVMFVVLCLANQTGIDLQASFDKKLDLKSKRDHDRHHNNEKLK from the coding sequence ATGAACATTCAAAACGCACAAAAAGAAGTAGACGATTGGATTAAAGAACATGGTGTTCGTTATTTTAACGAGCTTACTAACATGGCGCAACTTACCGAAGAGGTTGGTGAAGTGGCTCGCATTATAGCGCGTCGTTATGGAGAGCAAAGCGAAAAAGAAAGCGATAAAAATAAAGACTTAGGAGAAGAACTTGCAGATGTTATGTTTGTTGTATTGTGTTTAGCCAATCAAACAGGAATAGATTTACAGGCTTCATTTGATAAAAAATTGGATTTAAAATCCAAGCGCGATCACGATAGACATCATAATAACGAAAAATTAAAGTAA